TGAAACGATCCTTGAGATTGCTAACAGAAGCGCGCAGCACCTTATGAAAACCCAGCGGGGTGACATGTCTGTAGCGGAGCAACGCCATCACAAAGAAATTCCAACGCTCTGCTACGACCCCAGGCTTGAGCCTTTTGGTGGGTGTCGCCTGTGTATCGTTGAATTAGAAGGCGCGCGAAATCCGGTGGCATCTTGTACAACGGAAGCCACACCCGGAATGGTCGTCCGGACAGCTACAGATACAATAGAAGCGTATCGGAAGACGCTCCTCGAAATGGTTGTCAGTGAAAATCGTGAAGTCGAGGTGTCTCCATTGCGCGGTTACGCGTCTGGTGAACTCACAGACCTCCGGGACAGATACGGAATAGACGACACACGTATAACAGGAGCAACATCCGGGACGAGCAAAACCGATGAAAATCCCTTCATTCTCAGAGATTATGAACTCTGCATCTCCTGTTATCGGTGTGTCCGCGTCTGTGCTGAACAAGAAGGCGATCATGCCATCAACGTTATGAATCGTGGTTTCCATACACAGATTACGACTGAATTTGACGGGCTTCTCAAGGATTCTGCCTGCACCTTCTGTGGACAGTGTATCCAGACCTGTCCGACTGGGGCACTCGGCGACAAAAAAGCACTCCGGGCAACCGACGAGGTAACCGATGCTTCGCTTGAGAAAACACGCACAATCTGTCCCTATTGCGGGGTGGGTTGTTCTGTCGATGTGCTGACGAAAAACGAAAAAATTGTCGGTATCCATCCCGCAATGGATGGTCCTGCCAATGAAGGTGCGCTCTGTGTTAAAGGTCAGTTTGCTTACGACTTCGTCCAGCATTCCGACCGATTGAAGACCCCACTCATTCGCGGAGACGATGGGGAACTCCACGAAGCCACATGGGAAGAGGCACTTGACAGAGCCGCTGAAGGATACAGAAAAGTCCACGCCGAACACGGTAGGCATAGCATCTACGGCATCGCCTCTGGGCGCGCGCCGAGTGAAGCGGCATATCTCATGCAGAAATTTATCCGTGCTGGGTTCGGAACGAATTACATCGACAACTGTAGCCGTGCCTGACACGCACCGACCGTTGCCGGTCTGGCAGCGACAATCGGACGTGGCGCGATGTCGAATCCGCTCGTGGATATGCAGAAACCGGATGTCATTTTCTGTATCGGCACGAATATGACGGAGTGCCATCCTGTCGCGGCAACCGGACTGAAAAAGGCTGTCGCCCGCGGTGCCAAACTCATCGTCGCCGATCCGAGACGCATCGGATTAGCGGAGATGTCGGATCTCTTCTTGCCGCTCCGTGTCGGTTCCGACACCGCATTGCTTCTCGGAATGGCACACGTGATTGCACGGGAAGGCTTGATCGACGAAACGTTCATCAAAGGGCGCACGACAGGGTTTGATGACTTCTTTGAGCATATCAGTCAATGGACCCCAGAATGGGCAGAAGAGATCACTGAGGTACCAGCGAAGGATATTGAGACAGCAGCAATGTGGTATGGCACAGCGAACAGAGGTGCTATCTACTACACGTTAGGGATTACGGAACACATCTGTGGCGTTGAGAACGTGCAGAGTCTCTGTAACCTTGCACTGATGACGGGGAATATCGGGCGCGAGGGAACGGGTATCAACCCGATGCGTGGGCAGAACAACATACAAGGCGCAGGGGATAGCGGTGCGTTGCCAAACAACTACCCCGGTTTCCAAGCCGTTACGGATCCAGAGTATCAGGCGAAATTCAGATCGGCATATGGTAGAGAGGTTGACTTGGAGAAAGGTATCACCAAAGTCACCGCTTTAGAACTCTGCAGCGACAGTATCCACGCGATGCTGATTGACGGCGAAAACACGTTGCTATCGGATCCGGATCGGGAGCATTGTGAACACGCGCTTCGTTCATTGGATCATCTCGTTGTTATTGACATTTTCCTTACCGAAACGGCGGAACTCGCTGATGTCGTGCTGCCAGCAACAGCATGGGGTGAAACGGACGGGGTCTGCACGAACACGGAGCGTCGCGTCCAACGGCTGCGCGCTGCTGTCCCACCACCGGGTGTAGCGAAACCGGATTGGTGGATTATTTCTCAAATCGCGCAACGTCTCGGTTTAAAAGGCTTCGATTATGACACCCCAGAACCGATCTTCAACGAACTCTGCGAACTTTCACCGATTTATGCCGGATTGGATTGGGAACGCATCGACAAAGGTGCAACGGACATTGTAAACAATCAATGGCCCGTGCCCCACAAAGAACATCCAGGGACACCGAGATTACATGAAGAAACCTTCACCAACGGACGCGGTATCTTTTCCAACGTGCATTACCGAGATCCCGCTGAGACGATTAGCGATGATTTCCCCGTATGGCTCACAACAGGGAGACGCTTGCAATCGTATCACACGCGCACACAGACCGGTAGAGCGGAGGGAATTGATTACCTGTTATCAGAAGAATCGCTGGAAGTGAATCCTACTGACATCGAGAAGTGGGACCTGACGGACGGAGAATGGTGTAAAATGAGCAGTGCGCGTGGAAGTATCACTATCAAAGTGAAAGCGACGAACCGTTCGCCACGCGGCACAGTCTTCGCGAGTTTCAGCTTCGCAGATGTCCCTGTCAACCTGTTGACCGG
The genomic region above belongs to Candidatus Poribacteria bacterium and contains:
- a CDS encoding (2Fe-2S)-binding protein, translating into MTHTMEIDGVEVTFSEGETILEIANRSAQHLMKTQRGDMSVAEQRHHKEIPTLCYDPRLEPFGGCRLCIVELEGARNPVASCTTEATPGMVVRTATDTIEAYRKTLLEMVVSENREVEVSPLRGYASGELTDLRDRYGIDDTRITGATSGTSKTDENPFILRDYELCISCYRCVRVCAEQEGDHAINVMNRGFHTQITTEFDGLLKDSACTFCGQCIQTCPTGALGDKKALRATDEVTDASLEKTRTICPYCGVGCSVDVLTKNEKIVGIHPAMDGPANEGALCVKGQFAYDFVQHSDRLKTPLIRGDDGELHEATWEEALDRAAEGYRKVHAEHGRHSIYGIASGRAPSEAAYLMQKFIRAGFGTNYIDNCSRA
- a CDS encoding molybdopterin-dependent oxidoreductase; this translates as MSNPLVDMQKPDVIFCIGTNMTECHPVAATGLKKAVARGAKLIVADPRRIGLAEMSDLFLPLRVGSDTALLLGMAHVIAREGLIDETFIKGRTTGFDDFFEHISQWTPEWAEEITEVPAKDIETAAMWYGTANRGAIYYTLGITEHICGVENVQSLCNLALMTGNIGREGTGINPMRGQNNIQGAGDSGALPNNYPGFQAVTDPEYQAKFRSAYGREVDLEKGITKVTALELCSDSIHAMLIDGENTLLSDPDREHCEHALRSLDHLVVIDIFLTETAELADVVLPATAWGETDGVCTNTERRVQRLRAAVPPPGVAKPDWWIISQIAQRLGLKGFDYDTPEPIFNELCELSPIYAGLDWERIDKGATDIVNNQWPVPHKEHPGTPRLHEETFTNGRGIFSNVHYRDPAETISDDFPVWLTTGRRLQSYHTRTQTGRAEGIDYLLSEESLEVNPTDIEKWDLTDGEWCKMSSARGSITIKVKATNRSPRGTVFASFSFADVPVNLLTGSGYDPITHTAELKVCPVRLEPL